Genomic window (Desulforapulum autotrophicum HRM2):
TCTAATTCATCTTGGGACATATATACTCAGCACCTGATTACACATAAACGCTGCTCTTCTGCGGTCGCGGCTTTTTGCGACCCGTAGCAAGAGCAGCGTTGGCAATTTTGATTCAATTCTTAAAGTGCCGTTTTGGGGGAGAGTTACAACAAAAAGATAGCCTATCCAGTAGATATTTTACTTTAGTCTATCCTCAATCAAACCAAGGCCAGGGCATAAGCATCCCATCATCATTGATATCATCAGCTTCTTGACCGTATAAGAGGATAATGGTATTCGGGAACTCTGCTTTCAGATCAGCAACACCTTTTTTAGAATAAAAAGCCGTAGTAATAACAAGCTTTTTTGGAGTGACCACTTTGTAGACTTCCTTGGTTGTATAGGGCCGCTCAATGGTCATGATCTCCTCTTATGGAAGTTGGCCATTTAAAAAAATGCTTCTCCAGCCTTTTGTGCCACAGGCAGAAACCATTCCTGTCCCAATAAAGGATTTTAATCATATTGCGTTTTCGATTGCAAAAAACAAACAGATGGCCGGAAAAGGGGTCAAGTTCCAGATGTTCACTTACCAGGATCGACAAACCGTCAATGGATTTACGCATGTCGGTAATGCCCATGGCCAGGTAGACCCGAATGTTGGATGAGGACAAAAACATCACATCCCCTTTAGGGTCAGAATAACCTTTTCAAGGACCACCGGTGAAAAATCATCCTGAACTTCAATGGTAAATTCAGAGTTCATAATGATTCGAAGAGAAGGGTTGCCAGTGTGCTGAAACAGCCGAGTTGATTTAACAGGCACTGAAGGAATCTGAACAAAGTCTAAGGGTAAATTTTCCTTGCGAAACCTATGCTTCCAGTATCTGAAACGGGGTATGTTTAAATCGTTTCTTC
Coding sequences:
- the tnpB gene encoding IS66 family insertion sequence element accessory protein TnpB (TnpB, as the term is used for proteins encoded by IS66 family insertion elements, is considered an accessory protein, since TnpC, encoded by a neighboring gene, is a DDE family transposase.), with translation MFLSSSNIRVYLAMGITDMRKSIDGLSILVSEHLELDPFSGHLFVFCNRKRNMIKILYWDRNGFCLWHKRLEKHFFKWPTSIRGDHDH
- the tnpA gene encoding IS66 family insertion sequence element accessory protein TnpA, whose amino-acid sequence is MTETLQVHGSVEQSISDDEREQFWKSHIESWSPSGLSQAEYCRRNDLNIPRFRYWKHRFRKENLPLDFVQIPSVPVKSTRLFQHTGNPSLRIIMNSEFTIEVQDDFSPVVLEKVILTLKGM